TATGGTATGACCGAGTTATTATCTCAGGCATATTCAAAAGGAAATGGCAAATATAATTGCCCACCGTGGATGAAGGTATTAATTCGAGACACTTCTGATCCGTTTCAATTAATAGAAAATGGAAAAACCGGTGGAATAAATATTATTGATCTTGCAAACAGATATTCTTGCTCATTTATTGAAACACAGGATCTGGGGAAATGTTATAATGATGGAAGTTTTGAGGTGCTAGGAAGATTTGATTACAGCCAGGTAAGGGGTTGTAATTTACTCTTGGGATAATGTTATGGCAATTCGCCAAGATCTTTTATAAACAACCCACATTTATTTTTATATAATTCTTTTCCTTGTGGTAAACCATAAAGTGCAGCTTTTTTTACATCCATACACGAACCTTTTGTGAATGCGAATCTTGCTTTTGCAATACCCCTGTTATAATATGCTTCAGCAAGAGTGGAATCAATTTTAATAGCCTTGTTATAATCGCTAATTGCATCAGGATAAAGTCCCATGTACGCATATTGTACCCCTCTGTTTACATATAATGGTGCATTTTCAGGATTTGTGTGTATCTGCTGTGAGTATTGGAAAATATTTTCTTTTATTCTAATTCTGTCTGCATCAGTTAAAGTCCTGTTAAAATATATTTCAAGATTCAAAGGTTTTTTTTCCTGTGAAAATAATGCTTGAAAAAATAAGCAAATAAACAGTGAAAAAACAAACAACAGTTTCATTATTTACCGCATGTTTTGCAATAAAGTTCTTTTACCTTAGTGTTTTCTAAAGCCTGAATAGTTAATTTATCTTTCTTAAAAAGTTTGCAGTACCTGTCCTTATCCAGTTCTTTTGCTTTATTCATTGCAAGTACAAATCTTGGGGAACCGAATTTATAAGGTAAATGACTGCAAATTGAAATATAAGAGAAAATTAATTCATCAAAAGGATTATTGCTAATTATATAAGGCTCTAATAGTTTTGCTGCAAATTCGTAGTCTTTCTGGCTTACAAAAATGTATGCAAGTTTAAGAGAATTTTGCCAGTTTGCTTCTGTAAGTTTTGATATTGCACGAATAGTGTCCAAACTAGCTAATAATAGTGGAGGTGGCTCGTCAAGTGTGTCTAAATACTGAATAACTTTAAACTGGTATTCCATATTTAGTAAATCAACAGTTTTCTTTTTTAATCCGGTTGAGTATAATCCACTAATTTCTTTTTGAAAGTCAACAATACTCTTGTCGCCGGTTAATTCCTGATGTAAGATTCTGCAATAATACCAGTTATATGTAATGTAGAAATTTTCTGGTGCCATATTATGAAGGTTTGTGATTTTATCGCAATACTCTTCACTTATTTCCTCGTTGTTAATATATTTCTCTAACCATAGCTTATTCATTAATAAACCTGATAACCATAGTTTATTTAACAATAAACCTGCAAATTCTGGTGTTTCGGGAATCTCTTGTCCAGTAACGGCTTCAGCGGTATATTCTTTTTTCGGAACTTTTCTGAAAATAAATTTTTGTATAGAAAGTGCACGGGTTAAATTATTTTCTTTAAGGCTTTTATTAAATCTGCTTAACACAAAAGCCTGTTCCTTTTTACCTGCAATATCATAGGTGATATTCATGGTTAGCTTGCCATAACGATGTTTTTGTAAGATTGGCTCAAGTTTTTTAATGAGATTGTTTTTTCTGATATAATCCTGAGCTTCAGGAACTGTCATGGTTGCCATATTTGAGAATTCGGTTCCCTGCACATCCCGTTTAAAATCTTCCATGTTATCGCCCATTGTTATATTAGAAACAACTTTATCTTTTTGTCTCGATTTTAGAGCGTCAACAATACTTTCTGCACGATTTTTCTGAAGAACCTTATTTGATTCATCATTGCCTTCAATTGAAGAGTAGGCTTGAATGGCAAGATCTTTAATAATAAAATCAGGTTCTTTAAGCTTTTTAATAAGAGGTTCGATATCTTCGGGTTTGTAGGTGGATTTATTTCTTTCAAACGGTATAACAAATTCCAGTGTTGAGTTTTCGGCAGTTGGAATATAATCAGATTCCCCAATAACTACAGTGTCTGCAAGCAGTTCTATAACATTTGAATATTCAACGCCGGCATCTTCGTTAAATGAAGGAGAAATAGTTTTACAAACTTTTTTTCCAATAACAACGAGTAAGTTTAATTCATATTCGCCTGTAAGGTCTTTTGGTAGAGGTCCAATAAGAACTTCAACTTTTTTCTTTTTTTCTTTAGGATCTGTTACGAGGTTCTTCTTTTCAAATTTGGAAGCCTTGTACCTTTTTACCATTACACCTTTGTTTACAAGGCTGTTATTTATTATGTTTTCACCTTCGCAAGGATATTGTGCACGTTGTATAACATCGATAACCAACCCGTCAGTTGGGTCTTTTAATAGTTTCTTAAGTGCCTTGTAATCGTCATATTTAAAATAAAGATTATTATCTTTAATGTAAATTGCTTTTTGTAAATCTTCTATATTTCTAAATTTATCACAACGTTTACAAATTTTATCATCGAATTTTTTAAGACCGTATTTTTTAGTTGTAAATGGGGTTGCAAGCTCATCTCTACGGGTACTTCCGGCATTAAATGAACTGTAATTTCCAAACACAACAGAAACGTAAACTTTTTTATGATCAGCATCAAGGGCAGAGCCAATTCCAAAAAACATATAAGTTGGATCATTTAAAACAACTATCCCTTTTTTATCTGATAGCCATTTAAACATAATGTCATCAACAACTTTGCCGTATGTATATAGTTCATTTCCTTTTTTGATGGGCATTTTAACAACTAGTTCATTTCCGTTATTCGATCCACCATAAAATGCTATTCTTTTTCCTGTTGTACTTTTTTTTCCGCCTTGTTCGTATGTGGCATTATTTGTTTCGGCCATGAAAGTTGCCTGATCGTCAGCAGCACTTTTTAGTAAAGTTTCAAAAGTTAATGTATCTGATTTTTGTTTTAAGCGGTATTTATTAATAGCATTCTTAATAAGGTCGTTTAATAAGTCTGCATTATAATCCTCAGAATCTAAAATTCTTGAATAATTTGATGTGTCCGAGGATAAATTTCCCGTTTGAGCTTTTGATATATTATATGATAAACAGCCTGTTATCGTTAAAAATAAAATTAATAATTGTAATTTCATGTGGTTAGGTTAAATTATTAAATGTCCAAATTACTAATTTTTATACTATTTAAAATTGTTTTATAAAGCTATTTACAAGTACTTTATTAACATAATCCATGTAGTTTATTTTTAAGTTTATATTTGTTGAATCCCCTATATTTGTTGATAAATTTCTAAATTAATAATGAGATTTTGGAAGAGTCTGTACTTAAAATTACATTTACAAAAAGATTGAAAACAATATTATATGTTAATTGCAAAAGAACTTAAAAAGACGAATATTTCTGAATATTTGATATATATGTTTCAGCTTGAGGATTTAATAAGAAGCAATGATTGTGATTTTGAAAAACTAGAGAGAACTCTGATTTCACAATTCAAGCAATCTGAGCAGGAAATGTATGAGATTCGTAAATGGTATCAGGCGCTTTGCCGTATGATGAACGAAGAGAGATTGCAAAAAAGTGGTCACTTGCAATTTGTAGCAAATCAGGTAAAAGAATTAACAGATTTTCATTATCGATTGTTAGAATTAACCGACGATAATAACTATAAGGAACTATTTAATACTGCAGGTCAGGATATAGAACATTTTAGACAAAAGCTTCCTACAAAACCCGATTCAGATATTGAAGTTTGCCTTTATGCATTGTATTCTTTATTGTTAATGCGACTTAAGAAAGTTAGCTTAAATGTTGAAACTTTAGAGGCAATGACTAATTTTAGTAATCTTATGGCATATTTGTCTAAAAAATATAAAGAGTACGAAAAAGGAGAATTGGAGATTTAAAAAAAATAGAGTGTCTAAAGCATTGCCTTCCTTCGACTCCGCTCAGGATGACGGCAGTCTGGTGCTTAGAGCTATTGAAAAATGGTTACAAATTTTCTAAAAGTATTTCAAAGTTCATTGTATCTACTGGTGAAATGTTGATATTATAATCATCATCTTGAATATCTTCTTTCCCTATATTTAGTAAATATTCTGTTATTTCATCGTTGGAAGTTTCGGCTATAGCATTGTTTATTATTTGTTGAATTATTTCGTCGTCGCTTAATTGATTTTTATTTACAGAACTAATGTTTTCTTTAATGTTAATATTTATAATTGGCAAGTTGTTATGAACTGAGTATATAGTATCTTTTTTAGATTGTTTTACAAATGATTTGATTTCATTATGCTTGAAGTTATTTGAAAGATGTTTATTATTATCCCTTATACTAAAAATATAAAGAGTCACAATCAATAAGCATGCAGCCGCTAATGAGGAAGAAATATAAATTATTCTTTTTAAACTTGTTTTTGAATGTGAAGATAATGTTTCCGGCATACTCTCATTTTCATTGAAAGCCATAAGCTCATCTTTAAAATGATTTACATAATCTGAAACAACTTTTTGTTTAAGCTTATATTCTTTTTCAGATGAAACCGAAAGAATATTTTTCTTTTCGTCTGGTGTTAAGTCATCCCAGGGTTTTGTGAAATCATTTAATTCTGACTTATTGCTTTGTGTGTTCATAAATCATAGTGTGTTTGAACGTTGTTAACTTTTTAGCGAGTGCTTCAATTGCATAAAAAATTCTTGATTTTACTGTTCCTTCAGGACATTCAAGAATTTCTGCAATTTCTTTTACCGAAAGCTCTTCCTGATACCTTAGAATAAAAACTATTCTTTTTGATTCTTCAAGTTCTTCAAGTGCTATATCTAATTTTTTTTTATAATAAGGCAGATCAATATCGTCCAATAAGTTTTTATTATTCGAGATATATTCATCGGGAAGTAATTGCTCATTATATTTATTTACTGTTTTTTCTTTTCGTAACTCATTCTTAAACATGTTTAAAGCTATAGTGTATACCCAGGTGGAGAATATGTGCGAATTGTTAAATAATGTGCGTTTTTCAATTAGCTTAATAAAAAGATCATGAGTAAAATCTTTAGCCTTTTCTTTGTCTTTATTTAATATTCTGAAAAAGAAAAATTGTAATTTGTTATTATACCTTTTATATAATTCTTCAAATGCTTTATTATTTTGTTTACAAACAAGTTTCATCAATTCTTCATCGGAATATGATTTAAAATTGTTTGTTTTTAAAAATGACATTCTTTATTACTTTTTAGGTAATTGAAATTATTTCCATTTTTTGTATGTGCAAATATTTCTAAAACCTGTGACTGTACTAATAGTTGAATCAATTAATTGGTATTCCGGGTAATATAATAAGTATGGACTAGGTTTAATGTTATAATATTTTCCCGAAAAATATTTTTCAATGGTAAAGATTGAATCTTTAGGTGCGTTGTTATTCATTTTAATAATCCCATATTTAACAAGTGTCCATTCCATAACCCTGTCTGAACGCCATTTTGAATATTGCTTTGCTTGGTTTATAGATACTCCCATAACAGGTGAGTCTTGAAATTTTGGATGTCTAAAGTAATTGTCACCTAAAACAGAGTTAATATTATTTGATTTATTTAATAGAGTTGTGTCAGGAACTACAGAAATATATTCTTGAGAATTTCCACCATATATTCTATTTATCCAATATAAAAATTCTCTATAACTTACATTACTTATATTGTTTTTATCTAAATATACATTTTCAGTAATTTGTTCTGTACCCGGTGGATTGCCAAGTTTTTCAATACTAATTTCTGAGGTAAGCTTTGTAGTAGAACAAGAAATAAGAAAACTTACAAGAATTAACAATACATAATTTTTCATATTGTTTATTATATAATTTAAAAAGTTAAATTTATTGGTTCGTCCGGTATTTTGCTTTTATCTGTACCTTCAATTACTTCAAAAGTAAAGTCATCCACCCAAAGCTTACCATTACCATTTAAAAATACCCCAAATGTAATCGGCTTTGATGTACTTGGAACATCTGCTATTATTTCATATTTTTTCCAATCATTTGTTCCTTTAATCTTTTTACTTAATGTGTTTCTATTGTTAGATTTTAAACAATATAGTATTAAATGTGCTTCGTTTTCAACGTTTTCTGATTTAACATAGGCAGTTATCTTTATTTTAGTATTGCGGTAATTGCGGCTTTTTATAGTTTGTGTAATAAAGCCTAACGAAGTTTCTTTTATCTGAGATGATTCTATTAGTAAAACATTCCCATTTTTTATAGAATCTTTGACAATTGATATATTATGACTTTTATTCTTGTTATAAAAATTCCATCGATATGATACTTCATGATTTTCTTGAGAAGGAATTTCAAAACTAAGATTCTGTGGTAAAACAGGTGTTTGTTTATATGTTTTTCCAGTTAATGCTATTGAAGAATCTACAACTTCAAATTTAATTTCATCTATCCATCCCGTTCCTTTGCCTGATATTAAAAAACCAAACAATATTTTATCAGTATATAATGGAATGTCTGTAACTGATTCATATTTTTTCCAATTATTGGTTCCTTTAATTTGTCTATCAGCCATGTTGTCAAAACTAATTGTTCTGCCATCATCATCGTCAGTTCTGAGCCAAAGCCCTGCCCACTCTTCAATATTTGAGGTTTTAACAAGAGCACTGAACTTAACCCTTTTTCCTAAATATTTTGTTGCATTAAAACTTTGAGCAATAGTTCCAAAGTCCATTTCTTTATATACTTCAGCAGTTGATTTTAAGAAAGCAACTTTTTTATTTAATAAAGAGTCTTTTTCAGTTCCAGCAATATATTCTTTTGAATTACCTGCTAATTTCCACCCTTCTGGCAACTTATTTAATGTATCTTGAGAATAAGCTAAAATAAAAAAGCAATTAAAAAGAAAAGTAATTATAATAGTTTTCATTTGGTAATTTTTCTATTAATACACTTAAGTGCGAAAAACGTTCATATAAAAGTAGTAAAATATAATATAGTTAATAAAATCTCATATCTAAATCTGTATATTAATAACTATTAAACTATTTTTGTCATCCGGAACTACGTTTCTTATAACTGTTGTTATAAAATTATTAATTAAAATAATTACACGTAAATGGAAAACCGGAATATCGATCTTATTCTTAAAGACGGTACAAAAATCACAGGAAAAAGTTTTGGGTTTAAAGGGTCAGCTTCTGGCGAAGTTGTATTTAATACTGCTATGACTGGTTATCCCGAAAGTCTTACAGATCCCTCGTATAAAGGACAAATATTAGTACTTACTTATCCTTTAATTGGAAATTATGGTGTGCCTGATTATAAATCGGAAAATGGAATACTTAATTTTTTTGAGTCGGAAAAAATTCATATTTCAGGATTAGTAATTGCTGATTACTCTTGGGAAAACAGTCACTGGAATTCGCAAAAATCTTTATCAGAATGGCTGATTGAACATAAAATTCCTGGGATTTATGGTGTTGATACGCGAGCCATAACAAAGCACCTAAGAGAACTTGGTTCGATGCAAGGGAAAATTATTTGGAATAATGAGGAGCTGGATTTTTGTGATCCTAATTCTGAGAATCTTGCAGAGCAGGTTAGCACAAAAGAAATTATTGAATATGGTAATGGAAAATACAGAATAGTATTAGTTGATTGTGGAGTAAAATTTAATATTATAAGAAGATTGTTAAAACGTGATACTACTGTTGTTCGTGTTCCATGGAATTATGATTTTACAAATGAAAAATACGATGGGCTTTTTATTTCTAATGGTCCGGGCGATCCAAAGAAGTGTGAAGTAACAATAAAACATATTGCAAAAGCATTTGCAAAAGATACTCCTATATTTGGTATTTGTTTAGGCAATCAGTTGATGAGTCTTGCATCAGGAGGTGATACCTATAAATTAAAATATGG
This window of the Bacteroidia bacterium genome carries:
- a CDS encoding RNA polymerase sigma factor, with the protein product MSFLKTNNFKSYSDEELMKLVCKQNNKAFEELYKRYNNKLQFFFFRILNKDKEKAKDFTHDLFIKLIEKRTLFNNSHIFSTWVYTIALNMFKNELRKEKTVNKYNEQLLPDEYISNNKNLLDDIDLPYYKKKLDIALEELEESKRIVFILRYQEELSVKEIAEILECPEGTVKSRIFYAIEALAKKLTTFKHTMIYEHTKQ
- a CDS encoding DUF4924 family protein: MLIAKELKKTNISEYLIYMFQLEDLIRSNDCDFEKLERTLISQFKQSEQEMYEIRKWYQALCRMMNEERLQKSGHLQFVANQVKELTDFHYRLLELTDDNNYKELFNTAGQDIEHFRQKLPTKPDSDIEVCLYALYSLLLMRLKKVSLNVETLEAMTNFSNLMAYLSKKYKEYEKGELEI
- a CDS encoding tetratricopeptide repeat protein; protein product: MKLLFVFSLFICLFFQALFSQEKKPLNLEIYFNRTLTDADRIRIKENIFQYSQQIHTNPENAPLYVNRGVQYAYMGLYPDAISDYNKAIKIDSTLAEAYYNRGIAKARFAFTKGSCMDVKKAALYGLPQGKELYKNKCGLFIKDLGELP
- the carA gene encoding glutamine-hydrolyzing carbamoyl-phosphate synthase small subunit; the protein is MENRNIDLILKDGTKITGKSFGFKGSASGEVVFNTAMTGYPESLTDPSYKGQILVLTYPLIGNYGVPDYKSENGILNFFESEKIHISGLVIADYSWENSHWNSQKSLSEWLIEHKIPGIYGVDTRAITKHLRELGSMQGKIIWNNEELDFCDPNSENLAEQVSTKEIIEYGNGKYRIVLVDCGVKFNIIRRLLKRDTTVVRVPWNYDFTNEKYDGLFISNGPGDPKKCEVTIKHIAKAFAKDTPIFGICLGNQLMSLASGGDTYKLKYGHRSHNQPVLQVGTNRCYITSQNHGFATDANTLGEEWQQLFVNVNDNTNEGIIHKTKPFFSTQFHPEASSGPTDTDFLFDKFLDLIKNN
- a CDS encoding SUMF1/EgtB/PvdO family nonheme iron enzyme; this translates as MKNYVLLILVSFLISCSTTKLTSEISIEKLGNPPGTEQITENVYLDKNNISNVSYREFLYWINRIYGGNSQEYISVVPDTTLLNKSNNINSVLGDNYFRHPKFQDSPVMGVSINQAKQYSKWRSDRVMEWTLVKYGIIKMNNNAPKDSIFTIEKYFSGKYYNIKPSPYLLYYPEYQLIDSTISTVTGFRNICTYKKWK